The Pecten maximus chromosome 14, xPecMax1.1, whole genome shotgun sequence genome includes a region encoding these proteins:
- the LOC117341604 gene encoding uncharacterized protein LOC117341604, with translation MASKSGQSIIKAQYHFRPKGQQKCEVHKQNDVIFLCQDCNILICSKCSITLHKKHIDSFLEISDIKTRHNQILQDFVNETENVNIPKLNQEIISSRTKKTACKPMYDKLRKNIIDNTKKCKLELDKITEDYIALCDKMEVAAMDLIQTHITDLESRLKTLRELSSEYKQTLQTGTSVLVYDSVTEIREMDPDIPPTPNIDMAQFTPGMDRLSHLKQALGNLKLPTDHLQVGSATSGHSDQRPVVRPKQSTEAGQASTGEVRYKLRDRPTVMSQFPYPDGITSICPTSDGRAWLCDWTNTVNLIDNQGQVIQTIRHSSYITDISLDPTTGRLWLCCYSDKTICEVSTSHKPVTRFTTEGYPYSLCVTREGRAVVYTVGGRQGYKVGVYTVDGQELHTHIVEGEVLSISQCGVTGNIAVVVDYKGIIVYNPTLQPLVNYRGEGIQARGEGIQVRGSVTPDEFSPRTVVYDSKGNIVIGYMTRKTIELISGAGKYIKTLHTNKGDRE, from the coding sequence ATGGCTTCAAAATCCGGCCAATCAATTATCAAAGCACAGTATCATTTTAGACCGAAAGGACAGCAAAAGTGTGAGGTCCACAAACAAAATGATGTTATCTTTTTATGTCAGGACTGTAATATATTAATCTGTTCAAAGTGCTCTATTACTCTCCACAAAAAACATATTGACAGTTTTCTGGAGATATCTGACATCAAAACACGACACAATCAAATACTCCAGGACTTTGTCAATGAgacagaaaatgtaaatattccaaAACTAAACCAAGAAATCATCTCATCTAGAACAAAAAAGACTGCATGTAAACCTATGTACGATAAACTTCGCAAAAACATCATTGACAATACTAAAAAATGTAAGTTAGAGTTAGACAAAATCACTGAGGATTATATCGCACTTTGTGACAAGATGGAGGTGGCGGCCATGGACCTGATACAGACCCACATCACAGACCTGGAGAGTAGACTGAAAACTTTGAGGGAACTCTCATCAGAGTATAAACAGACTCTCCAGACAGGAACCAGTGTACTCGTGTACGACTCGGTAACAGAAATCCGGGAAATGGATCCAGACATCCCACCGACACCTAACATAGACATGGCACAGTTTACTCCGGGTATGGACAGACTAAGTCACCTAAAACAGGCCCTCGGGAACCTCAAACTTCCTACTGACCATCTCCAGGTAGGATCGGCAACTAGTGGTCACTCCGACCAACGTCCAGTAGTCCGGCCAAAACAGTCTACAGAGGCTGGTCAAGCGTCCACTGGAGAAGTCCGGTACAAACTTCGTGACCGTCCAACCGTCATGTCCCAGTTCCCATACCCGGATGGCATCACGTCGATCTGTCCTACATCTGATGGACGTGCGTGGCTGTGTGACTGGACCAACACAGTAAATCTCATCGACAACCAAGGTCAGGTCATACAGACGATACGACACAGCAGTTACATCACGGACATCAGTCTGGACCCCACCACAGGTCGTCTGTGGTTATGTTGTTATAGTGATAAAACTATCTGTGAAGTATCTACATCACATAAACCAGTCACAAGATTCACTACAGAGGGTTACCCATACAGTCTGTGTGTGACCAGGGAGGGTCGGGCAGTGGTGTATACAGTGGGTGGTAGACAGGGGTACAAGGTGGGGGTGTATACAGTGGACGGTCAGGAGTTACATACACACATTGTGGAGGGGGAAGTACTGTCAATATCACAATGTGGTGTTACAGGTAATATAGCTGTAGTAGTGGATTATAAAGGTATCATTGTGTACAACCCAACACTCCAGCCCCTGGTCAACTACCGGGGGGAGGGGATACAGGCCCGGGGGGAGGGGATACAGGTACGGGGGTCGGTCACACCAGACGAGTTTAGTCCTCGTACAGTTGTATATGACAGTAAGGGTAATATTGTTATTGGTTACATGACAAGGAAAACAATAGAACTGATAAGTGGAGCAGGGAAGTACATAAaaacacttcacacaaacaaaggaGACAGGGAGTAG